The genomic segment CTCATCGTCTTCGTCCACCTCGACGACGGCCGGTGGGTTCGCGGGTTTCGCAGGTGCTTTTTTAAACTCGGGCTTTGTGGCGGGCTTCGACGGCGCAGATTTCGAGTTCGGCGACGTTTTGACCCGTTCGAGTTCTTCGTCGTCGATCAGCAGCGGCGACCCGTGTGCCGCGTCCTCGACCAGGTCCAGGGAATCCGGAACGATCATCTCCGCTTTGCACGACGTGCAGCGGATCGTCTTGCCGGCCAAGTGGTCCGGCACCTCGAACGCGGCGCGGCACCCGCCGCAGGTGATGGGAATGCCCATGTACCCCTCGATGACTGGGGACGGAACGTCGGCTAACGGAACGACGACCCGCCCGCGACGGCGGATTTTCGTTCCTCGGATAATTGACAGCGTAGCGGTTATGGCCGCCGACCGCAACGACGTTCTAACGTCGTAATTGGGGTCGCGTTGGCGGCGTTTCCGCTTCGGCGGTGTGCGGACCCATCGGGACTCGTTCGACCCCGGCGGGTGTGGCGTTACTTCTTTTCGGCGGGTACGTCAATGAGCACCCACACCTTCGAGGTCAGCGGCGGAATACGGTCCGTCTTGGCCTCGTAGGTGAGTTGTGCGTCGTCCTTGCTGATCTGCACGGGCATTTCCAGCGTCGAGTAGGGGAAGTTCGAGATGCTGAAAATGTCCCCGCTGTTGGCCCCGTAGTACGGCTTGGCGTTGGGGTCGCCCGGGTCCTTAATGAACACGCTGCCGGCGAACACCCAACCGTGAGCGATCGGGGCCTTCTTTTTGGAGTCCCAGATCCACTCCTGGGCCGCGTGCGTGTGCAACTTGCCGTCCTTCTTATAGTGGACCAGGACGTTCACCTTGCTCCCGGTTGCGGGCGTGTACTTGGCCTGTTCGGTCTTGGGATCGATGAACCCGGTCGGCGTGCCCGGCTTGCCGCCGGCGGCGGTGATGGCGAGGTGAATCAGTTCCGCGTCCAGATCGACGCGCACGATGGCCTCGTGCTCCTTCGTCCCCTTTTTGCAGAGGAACTGCTCGAGCGGCCCCTCGCGCAGGCACACCTCGCACATGATCCCGACGCGGATCACCTTGCTGTCTTTCCCCTCGCCCGCCACCTCGGCGATGATCGATTTCTTGTC from the Frigoriglobus tundricola genome contains:
- a CDS encoding YdjY domain-containing protein; this translates as MKLTILGSAAAIAFTAMLVGSRPETTTAAPPGSVLVPETTTALSTKTVHAPEPPKPEDLPEFPLLSPKNKSVPLTPDKKSIIAEVAGEGKDSKVIRVGIMCEVCLREGPLEQFLCKKGTKEHEAIVRVDLDAELIHLAITAAGGKPGTPTGFIDPKTEQAKYTPATGSKVNVLVHYKKDGKLHTHAAQEWIWDSKKKAPIAHGWVFAGSVFIKDPGDPNAKPYYGANSGDIFSISNFPYSTLEMPVQISKDDAQLTYEAKTDRIPPLTSKVWVLIDVPAEKK